A genomic segment from Flexistipes sp. encodes:
- a CDS encoding V-type ATP synthase subunit D — protein MLQHTRTKLIELKNSISTVENSISILNTKRAALIGELMKITRLYYDKKEIIKDKYAKALSQLDKSRRLDGSGFFDSALQSAIREIEFEVKSYNLWGVPIKEVRIPGSVIPETNKRNLGFLTSSTFFEKTVQDFESLVNELLDNINYEYKIKRLSAEVVKINRRINVLEQKILPGIKSDIKNIQQHLSERERAEFIKLKYFKNVLRER, from the coding sequence ATGCTCCAACATACGAGAACCAAACTTATAGAGCTGAAAAACAGCATAAGCACTGTTGAAAACAGTATTTCCATCCTAAATACAAAAAGGGCCGCCCTCATAGGTGAGCTTATGAAGATAACCCGCCTGTACTACGACAAAAAGGAAATAATAAAGGATAAATATGCAAAAGCACTTTCCCAGCTGGATAAATCAAGACGGCTTGACGGCAGCGGGTTTTTTGACTCAGCACTGCAGAGTGCCATAAGGGAAATTGAATTTGAAGTTAAAAGTTATAACTTGTGGGGTGTACCGATCAAGGAAGTTAGGATTCCGGGATCTGTGATTCCCGAAACGAATAAAAGGAATCTGGGATTTTTGACATCCAGCACATTTTTCGAAAAGACTGTACAGGATTTTGAGTCTCTTGTGAACGAGCTTTTGGACAATATCAACTATGAGTATAAGATTAAAAGGCTGTCTGCGGAAGTGGTGAAAATCAACAGGCGTATAAATGTTCTGGAGCAGAAAATACTTCCCGGGATAAAGTCGGATATTAAAAATATTCAGCAGCATCTCAGCGAAAGGGAGAGAGCTGAGTTCATCAAACTCAAATACTTCAAAAATGTTCTCAGAGAGCGCTGA
- a CDS encoding tRNA-queuosine alpha-mannosyltransferase domain-containing protein: protein MSENHIKILLLSAYEAKSHKCWRKFMEENFTKYKFTSVVLPPRFFSWRIHGNPLIFREYETEKLTENYDLIIATSMCDVATIKGFFPNLAGIPVIVYFHENQFAYPETERVKSYQDAQIKSINSAAVAEKLLFNSFYNMQTFLEEGEKLLKKMPDFNKIKIFEKLAAKSEVLPVPIYPLGFDKKTANNTPVILWNHRWEYDKAPERFFQAINKLRNKGYSFKLNVVGQQFRRQPECFDKYKNIFRDEILHWGYIKDIDKYHEILRNSDFVVSASLHEFQGLAVLEAVSAGAVPVVPDRMAYREIFQDIYRYASHKNEPEKDISALVEKMEIFIEKYNKGEYIPTPDISGFYVSNLKSRYERVFAQIIAR, encoded by the coding sequence ATGTCTGAAAATCATATCAAAATTTTGCTGTTAAGTGCTTATGAAGCCAAAAGCCATAAGTGCTGGCGGAAGTTTATGGAGGAAAATTTCACGAAGTATAAGTTTACTTCAGTTGTGCTTCCGCCCCGTTTTTTCTCTTGGAGGATTCACGGCAACCCTCTTATTTTCAGAGAATATGAAACAGAAAAACTGACAGAAAACTACGATTTAATTATTGCCACTTCAATGTGCGATGTTGCTACGATAAAAGGTTTCTTTCCCAATTTGGCCGGGATACCGGTAATTGTTTATTTTCACGAAAATCAGTTTGCATATCCGGAAACGGAGCGTGTGAAAAGTTATCAGGATGCCCAGATAAAAAGTATCAATTCCGCCGCTGTTGCTGAAAAGCTATTGTTTAACAGTTTTTATAATATGCAGACTTTTCTGGAGGAAGGTGAAAAACTGCTTAAAAAAATGCCGGATTTCAACAAAATAAAAATTTTTGAAAAGCTGGCAGCCAAAAGTGAGGTGCTGCCCGTCCCCATTTACCCTCTGGGCTTTGACAAAAAAACTGCAAATAACACCCCTGTTATTTTGTGGAACCACCGGTGGGAGTACGACAAAGCACCCGAAAGGTTTTTTCAAGCAATAAATAAACTCCGAAATAAGGGATACTCATTCAAATTGAATGTCGTCGGCCAGCAGTTTCGCAGACAGCCTGAATGTTTTGATAAATACAAAAACATTTTCAGAGATGAAATATTGCACTGGGGTTATATAAAGGATATTGATAAATACCATGAAATCTTACGAAATTCAGATTTTGTTGTCTCAGCTTCCCTGCATGAATTTCAGGGTTTAGCGGTACTGGAAGCCGTGTCTGCAGGGGCTGTGCCTGTTGTTCCCGACCGTATGGCATACAGAGAAATTTTTCAGGATATATACAGATATGCCTCGCATAAAAATGAGCCGGAAAAAGACATTAGTGCTTTGGTGGAAAAGATGGAAATATTTATTGAGAAATACAACAAGGGAGAATATATTCCAACACCTGATATATCCGGTTTTTACGTTTCAAACCTTAAGAGCAGATATGAGAGGGTGTTTGCGCAAATAATTGCTCGTTAA